From the genome of Methanothermobacter sp., one region includes:
- a CDS encoding YkvA family protein encodes MESTVGSPNSSGWGIAKVCFMVSFSRIKVNVKRSMELAKALKEDERVPRVSKILLAVALGYFFLPIDLIPDFIPVLGQLDDLIIVPLLVFLAIKFIPREVFLEHYKEIFK; translated from the coding sequence GTGGAAAGTACCGTAGGTTCACCCAACAGTTCTGGTTGGGGAATCGCTAAGGTGTGCTTTATGGTATCTTTTAGTAGGATTAAGGTTAATGTGAAGAGGAGCATGGAATTAGCAAAGGCTTTGAAAGAAGATGAACGGGTTCCCAGAGTTTCTAAGATTCTTTTAGCTGTTGCTTTGGGATACTTTTTTCTCCCAATAGATCTCATACCTGATTTTATCCCAGTGCTGGGCCAATTGGATGATTTGATAATAGTTCCTTTGTTAGTGTTTTTAGCGATAAAGTTTATTCCAAGAGAAGTTTTCTTGGAACATTATAAAGAAATCTTCAAATAA
- a CDS encoding DUF11 domain-containing protein: MLLGLAFFVMAGSASAADGYFYEVYTNQTVAKVGDHVQIEVVVDTIPSDQGYSLDNVTVQSYITPRLKIEDVTVTHGTYENGTWYLGNGYYGVASATFYCLVNGTGTLTGQFFLRADNDENRTNNYARIDIEVPFTDLKSTARIPSSLSPGQVFNYTVTIVNMGVENATNTKMQINLPSNVEYQSYTATKGTFNPQTGIWTIGTLAYDNDDNENDDPLGENATLTLTLKVKPDTTTGTYNITTQTTCDLSLLSIFQASPTTALRITDTNKIQLIITNPTGVRQRHVIYLTITDGSTTINRSYNFYLGAGGTRTINLGNLHRGAQIKITQYTYNAERTAKTIQYTQKLKSTAHENSKTTTVQNVKGRQRQTIKRITRATINNQFQIIYT, translated from the coding sequence TTGTTGTTAGGTCTTGCCTTCTTTGTTATGGCAGGTTCGGCTTCGGCAGCGGACGGCTACTTCTATGAAGTATACACAAACCAGACAGTTGCCAAGGTGGGCGACCATGTCCAAATAGAGGTTGTAGTGGACACTATTCCGTCTGATCAGGGCTATAGTTTGGATAATGTGACGGTGCAGTCCTATATCACGCCTCGGCTCAAAATAGAAGATGTAACAGTAACCCATGGAACATACGAAAATGGCACATGGTACCTTGGAAATGGATACTATGGAGTAGCAAGCGCAACATTCTACTGCCTTGTAAACGGGACAGGAACACTCACAGGACAATTCTTCCTACGAGCCGACAACGATGAAAACAGAACCAACAACTACGCCAGGATAGACATTGAAGTACCATTCACAGACCTGAAAAGCACAGCAAGAATACCCAGTAGCTTATCACCAGGCCAAGTATTCAATTACACTGTCACCATCGTGAACATGGGAGTAGAAAACGCAACCAATACAAAAATGCAAATAAACTTGCCCAGCAATGTAGAATACCAATCCTACACAGCCACCAAAGGAACATTCAACCCACAAACAGGAATCTGGACGATCGGCACACTAGCATACGACAACGACGACAACGAAAATGATGACCCGCTCGGTGAAAACGCAACACTAACCCTAACACTAAAAGTCAAACCAGACACCACGACGGGCACATACAACATCACAACCCAAACAACCTGTGACCTAAGCCTACTCAGCATATTCCAAGCCAGTCCTACCACAGCACTCAGAATCACCGACACCAACAAAATACAACTAATCATAACAAACCCCACAGGTGTAAGACAAAGACACGTAATCTACCTAACGATAACAGACGGCTCAACAACAATAAACAGATCATATAACTTCTACCTGGGAGCAGGCGGAACCAGGACAATAAACCTTGGAAACCTACACCGCGGCGCCCAAATCAAAATCACACAATACACATACAATGCTGAGCGCACAGCCAAGACAATACAATACACACAAAAACTAAAAAGCACCGCACACGAAAACAGCAAAACTACAACAGTCCAGAACGTGAAAGGCCGACAACGACAAACAATAAAAAGAATAACCAGGGCCACGATCAACAACCAATTCCAAATAATCTACACATAG
- a CDS encoding metal-dependent hydrolase, with product MKWYTHAFFAIVMGAILGYLMNTEFTILFLIITVISSLLIDFAEKAIFDNHKRQLHNMFMLVPCILIYLFYDMTIGTALTAGILSHILLDCLTPVGCPLFWPIYQGKYNVEWKHKNSKAREKRVFSSVVLLALLTILVLLPQGPFMSAISTWTSNSTNRNKTNDTRIELRLNINNPTKDIWIHPLPNGSIFIDIADEGQGNVINYYYSYPRYYNPPNCTKSSEEGANQAEEGVGW from the coding sequence ATGAAATGGTATACACATGCATTCTTTGCCATTGTGATGGGAGCCATACTAGGATATCTTATGAATACGGAATTTACAATACTATTTTTAATCATCACAGTCATTTCAAGCCTTCTAATTGATTTCGCTGAAAAAGCAATCTTTGATAATCATAAAAGACAGTTACATAACATGTTTATGCTGGTCCCATGTATTCTAATTTATTTGTTTTATGATATGACAATTGGAACAGCTCTAACTGCAGGTATATTATCCCATATACTTCTAGATTGTCTGACACCAGTAGGATGTCCACTTTTTTGGCCAATATACCAAGGTAAATACAATGTAGAATGGAAACATAAAAATAGCAAAGCAAGAGAGAAAAGGGTATTCTCAAGTGTCGTGCTCCTTGCCTTACTCACCATACTAGTTTTATTACCACAGGGACCATTCATGTCAGCGATTTCAACTTGGACATCAAATTCAACAAACCGTAACAAAACAAACGATACAAGAATTGAACTGCGCCTCAACATTAACAATCCTACCAAAGACATTTGGATCCATCCATTACCAAACGGAAGCATATTTATCGACATAGCAGATGAAGGACAAGGAAATGTAATCAACTATTACTATTCTTATCCAAGATATTATAACCCCCCAAATTGCACTAAATCGTCAGAAGAAGGGGCCAATCAAGCTGAGGAGGGGGTAGGGTGGTAA